In Candidatus Berkelbacteria bacterium, the DNA window CGCGGCTGCGCTACCCAGCGCGTCACCGTCAGGACGTTCATGGACAACAATACTTAGAGACGTAGAGCGATATACTTCCTGGCAGACGTCTTTCCAGCCAGTCATTCGGTCAGCCGATAAAGTTCGCGTCCCTCCAAAGGCAACGTAGCCTCGGTTAATTTCAATATATCTCGGTCTTCAATTTTCAGGGCCCCTTGAATTTCTTCTATAGGAGTCTGGAAACAAAATACAACAACATTCGGATCGTACGTTTCTAATAGCTCGTTGGTTTTCGGTTTGTCTAGTGTAGAAATGGCGGGGTCAATTAGGAGGATGTTACAAGGACTAAACTGACTTTTTTCAAAAGACGTCGGCTTGTCGGCACTGAAAATGTAGGCAATCTGTAGTTTTTCCCAAACAAGTAGTGCCGCTTGAGTGCCGTAAACAATCTCTACGCCCTCGACTTCGTACTCGCCTGGTTCGTCGAATGCTTGATCCTCAAGCTTTATCTTGCCGCCGGCAAGAGTAATGGTTCGCGACCGGTCCGTTAGTTCGTATTCGCCGTTTTTGGCTACGCGAATTTGGACCATTGCTACTTGTCTTCCGTCTTAGTTTCGGCGAGTTTGAGAGAAATCTTACGCAGCTCTGGCTCGATAGAAATAACTTCGAACTCGTACTGCTTACTTTCCTGGACTAACTCTTCCGGCTTGCCGCCTCCCATTTGGGAAACATGAAACAGACCTTCTAAGTTGTCGCTGATTTTAACGAAGGCGCCGTACGGGGTTACTTGCGTAACCGTGCCAGTAGCTTTGCCGCCCACTTCAAGGTTCTTAACCTCAGTCTGCCACGGGTCTGGCAGGAGCTTTTTGATAGAGAGCGAGACGCGACCGGCATCAATATTGACGACTTCAGCCTCAATTTCTTGACCAACCTTAAAGTGGTCTTTCAGGTTATTGATTCGCTGCCAGGAAACCTGGGAGATGTGGACCAAGCCTTCGAGCTCGCCGATATCGACAAAGAGCCCAAAATCAACGATGCCAGTAATGTTGCCTTTGACCTTTTGCCCAATCTCAAACTTCTGCGCCTTTTCTTCTAGGTCCGAATCAACCACTGCCTTTTCGGAGAAGATTATCTTCTTAGCGTTTTTGTCGTAGCTAATAATTTTTACCGGCAAATTTGAGCCGATAAGCTCGCTTAATTTCTTTTTAATTTTTAGTCTGTCGCCGCCAACGCGCGGGTAATTCTTGGCTGAGAGTTGACTCACGGGAATGAAGCCCTGCATGTTGTTGTACTCGGCAACTAACCCACCTTTATTGGCCTGGACGATGCGAACGTTCAGGATTTCGCCCTCATTGTTACGCTGCTCGAGCATATTCCAGATGCGCTCGCGCTCGGCCTTCTTCAAACTTAGAATTACGTAACCGTTGTCATTTTCGGTCGAAACGACGTAAGCCTGGATCTTTTCGCCAGGATCTACTTTAGTACCAGCGGTCGAAAACTCTTTTTCCGGAATGATGCCAGTTGCCAAGCCCGCAACGTCAACCATAATGTTGTCGCGTGAGCTGGAGAGAACGGTCACCTCGACAACGTCTCCTTGGTTAAAGGGAATGAGCGAGTCGCCCATGAGCTCAACGAGCTCGGCCATTGTCTTCGGTCCTTGAGTTGTTTTTGCCATCAAAATATTATTTTCCTTTCCTGCGTGGTGCCTTAGTGGCGCCAGTCGCATTAGTAGGAAGATACCTGAAAAAGCGCTCCTTTTCAAGGTGAGCAACCCGTTTGGCCGGCAGCTGCCGTGTGATGTGAAATACTACCCAGCCAAGCCAAACTAAGGCGACGAGGATGATACTGCCAAGCAGGAGGCGGCTAGAAAGATAGGCGAGCTGTTGAACTCGGAAAAACCAGTAAGCAGGGAGCATTATCGCCACGAAAAAGAAGATATTGCTCAGTTGATTCTGGGCTACTTCGTAAATTGGTGTCGAGACGTGAAGATTTTTGAGACGGCGACGCCAGACTTCCAGTAGAATCAAGAATAATAAAGTAAGCACGAGGCCGAAAGTGTAGTACGGCGAGCCGCTAGTTAGCGGGTCGTTCGTCCAAAAATCAGCCGTAAAGACATTTTTCCATTCCGCAGTAGGAAACTGCTGCGTTGCTAGAAAATCTCTAATTGTTGCGAATCTTGAAGTAAAAAATTCTTTCATTTGATGTCTCAGGATCAGAATCGGGCACTTCGTGCCGAAGGTCAGAATCCTCGCGTTTCACGCTTGGTTCTTCTCTTCGTCCCAAATCGCTTCCGCGATTTGTGCCGAAGGTCAGAATCTTTGCCTGCGGCAAAGTTCTTCCCGTTCGACATGGTCAAGCCAGCATCCACACTTCGTGTGAACTCTGGCTCAACTGTGCCGAAGGTCAGAATCGAACTGACGACACCACGCTCTTCAGGCGCGTGCTCTACCACTGAGCTACTTCGGCTTTTAACTACTGGTTATTTTACCGAACTTTTAGGGTAGGGAAAAGGCGGCAGGTATGGATGCCTGCCGCCTTAACGATAGTGGCCCGGGAGCCTAGGCCGTAGCCTGAGGCTGGGTCACGAGTACCGGTGCCGTGGTCTTTACTTTCAGACGCTCCTTGACCACGGCCAGGGTTTCCGCTGTGGGTACCACGACCTCTGTCAGAAGCCCGCCGATACGTAGTTCGCGTTCGCCGATCTTCTTATAGGCGGTCACCCTTACCGTGACGAGAAAGCCGTCCCACTTGTCCGCACCGATCTTGGTGGCTTGGCGATCGGTTTCTTCGTAGTTGAAGCCGATCTCGTCGCCGACCTCCACCGGGACACGGAAACGCTGCTCTTTGCAGCCTCCGGCGGTGGCGCCGTCGCCGTACTCCGTCCAAACGTCGCGGCTCAAGATCATCATGATCATAGTGCCGTGAATGATCGGGTTGGTGCACAGTTTCTGGCCGAGCAGGGTGCGGGCAAAGTTAGGGTCAGTGTGTAGCGGGTTACGGTCCCCGGAAACACCGACATACTGGTCGAAGTCACCTTGAGTGACTTTATGCCAACGAGGGACTTTTCGATTGCTCATGTCATTACTCTTGGGTGCGCGTAGCGTACCGCGGATACTACCCTACTTTACAGCAAAAATCTACCCTTACGAGGGTGCTTTTTGGGCGCTAAAACGGCTATATCTGTAATAACCGGCGGAGGCGTCTTCCCTGCATTGCGAGCATTCCGGCTGTGATGCCGAGAATTCCAAGGGTTACGGTATCTGTTGCTGGCAAGCTGTTCTGGCGAGATTGTGCCCCCGGCTTAGCGGTCTTTACGCCCTCAACTAAAACCGGCTTTGTTTTAACGTTAGAGACTTTGGCTGTCGGCCCAGCAGCGGACTTTTGCGCTGTCGAAGACCTGGCCGTAGCTTTACTGCCCGAGCTACTCGTGGATTTTGTCGCGGCGGGTTGCTTAGTTGACTTGGTTGTCTTCGGTACCGTTACTGTCTCAACTTCGGGCTCGCGGGAGAGGATTTTGTAACTCCCTAGGTACCAAGCTTCGGTTTTGTCAGAAGCGCTGTTCCAATCCACTAGCACCGGTAACTCGACCTGATCTTTAAGTTTGAATATCGTCTTGGCGCTATCCTCGAGCGCGCGCATGTCAACTTCAAGGATTCCGCCCAGTACCAACTCATCGGCGTTTAGTTCACTCACATTATCAGTGACGTTAGCCACTAAGCCCTGGGAAGAATCGGCCTGGGCAGCACTAATTGACTTGAAGCTAATCTCGCCCGTCCCTTCCGCGCTAACGTCGTCAAGCGCGTCGAGTAAGATTCGTTTAGTAGCACTGGAGCTAATCTCGCCAGTTACCCGCACTAAACTATTAACCGCAAAATTTAGTGCGCCCTTACTCTGGCTAAGATACATTTGGATACCGCCGGTCTCGTCCTGGATGTATTCGATCTCATTGCCGACAATTCCTGCTGGAACGCTGACGGTTGCCAGTGTCTCAAGCAGCGTGCCTGGTGATAGGTTTCTTGCCTCGCCGATTGTGCGCGGTAAGGTCGGCGTTGTTGGCAGACTGACTCGGCTCCAACTAAGATAGTCGTTGCTCTTGTAGAGGTTTGTATTACCGGACCCTGAGTTCGTGACGACACTAACGTAAGACGGGAAGCTATTAAGTGAGACTGCTTGAACCGGCGAGGTTGTCGAAGCCCAGACGTTAACTTTGACGAAGCTCGTTTGGCCGTCAGGAAGAAACTGGCTATGTC includes these proteins:
- a CDS encoding S1 RNA-binding domain-containing protein encodes the protein MAKTTQGPKTMAELVELMGDSLIPFNQGDVVEVTVLSSSRDNIMVDVAGLATGIIPEKEFSTAGTKVDPGEKIQAYVVSTENDNGYVILSLKKAERERIWNMLEQRNNEGEILNVRIVQANKGGLVAEYNNMQGFIPVSQLSAKNYPRVGGDRLKIKKKLSELIGSNLPVKIISYDKNAKKIIFSEKAVVDSDLEEKAQKFEIGQKVKGNITGIVDFGLFVDIGELEGLVHISQVSWQRINNLKDHFKVGQEIEAEVVNIDAGRVSLSIKKLLPDPWQTEVKNLEVGGKATGTVTQVTPYGAFVKISDNLEGLFHVSQMGGGKPEELVQESKQYEFEVISIEPELRKISLKLAETKTEDK
- a CDS encoding MaoC family dehydratase, with the translated sequence MSNRKVPRWHKVTQGDFDQYVGVSGDRNPLHTDPNFARTLLGQKLCTNPIIHGTMIMMILSRDVWTEYGDGATAGGCKEQRFRVPVEVGDEIGFNYEETDRQATKIGADKWDGFLVTVRVTAYKKIGERELRIGGLLTEVVVPTAETLAVVKERLKVKTTAPVLVTQPQATA